A genomic stretch from Streptomyces venezuelae ATCC 10712 includes:
- the pdxT gene encoding pyridoxal 5'-phosphate synthase glutaminase subunit PdxT: MTSPVIGVLALQGDVREHLIALAAADAVARPVRRPEELAEVDGLVIPGGESTTISKLAELFGLMEPLRERIAAGLPVYGTCAGLIMLAEKILDPRSGQETFGGIDMIVRRNAFGRQNESFEAGVTVAGIEDGPVEGVFIRAPWVESVGAQVEVLAEHDGHVVAVRQGRALATSFHPELTGDHRIHALFVDMVRAAG, from the coding sequence ATGACCTCTCCCGTCATCGGTGTCCTGGCTCTCCAGGGCGACGTACGGGAGCACCTGATCGCCCTGGCCGCGGCGGACGCCGTGGCCAGGCCGGTGAGGCGCCCCGAGGAACTCGCCGAGGTCGACGGCCTGGTCATCCCCGGTGGTGAGTCCACCACCATCTCCAAGCTGGCCGAGCTGTTCGGCCTGATGGAGCCGCTGCGCGAGCGCATCGCGGCAGGCCTGCCGGTCTACGGCACCTGCGCCGGCCTGATCATGCTCGCCGAGAAGATCCTCGACCCGCGCTCGGGCCAGGAGACCTTCGGCGGCATCGACATGATCGTGCGCAGGAACGCCTTCGGGCGGCAGAACGAGTCCTTCGAGGCCGGCGTCACCGTCGCGGGCATCGAGGACGGCCCCGTCGAGGGCGTCTTCATCCGGGCCCCCTGGGTGGAGTCCGTCGGCGCCCAGGTGGAGGTCCTCGCCGAGCACGACGGCCATGTCGTCGCCGTCCGGCAGGGACGGGCCCTCGCGACCTCGTTCCACCCCGAGCTCACCGGGGATCACCGCATCCACGCCCTGTTCGTCGACATGGTGCGCGCTGCGGGCTGA
- the ruvA gene encoding Holliday junction branch migration protein RuvA, whose amino-acid sequence MIAFVSGPVAALAPTTAVIEVGGVGMAVQCTPGTLAGLRIGADARLATSLVVREDSLTLYGFADDDERQVFELLQTASGVGPRLAQAMLGVHSPDALRVAVATGDEKALTAVPGIGKKGAQKLLLELKDKLGAPLGSSGLVGAQRAAAAGPAPWTEQLSAALIGLGYASREAEEAVAAVTPQAEEAIAAGGAAPVPQLLRAALQSLNRAR is encoded by the coding sequence ATGATCGCCTTCGTCAGCGGCCCGGTCGCCGCCCTCGCCCCCACCACGGCCGTCATCGAGGTCGGCGGGGTGGGCATGGCCGTCCAGTGCACCCCGGGGACGCTCGCGGGACTCCGGATCGGCGCGGACGCGCGGCTCGCCACCTCGCTGGTCGTCCGTGAGGACTCCCTCACGCTGTACGGCTTCGCCGACGACGACGAGCGGCAGGTCTTCGAGCTCCTCCAGACCGCGAGCGGCGTCGGACCCCGCCTCGCCCAGGCCATGCTCGGCGTGCACAGCCCGGACGCGCTGCGGGTCGCCGTCGCCACCGGCGACGAGAAGGCGCTCACCGCCGTGCCCGGCATCGGCAAGAAGGGCGCGCAGAAACTCCTCCTCGAACTGAAGGACAAGCTCGGCGCTCCGCTGGGCAGCAGCGGCCTCGTCGGCGCCCAGCGCGCCGCGGCCGCGGGCCCCGCGCCGTGGACGGAGCAGCTGTCGGCCGCCCTGATCGGCCTCGGCTACGCGTCCCGCGAGGCGGAGGAGGCGGTGGCGGCGGTGACGCCGCAGGCCGAGGAGGCGATCGCCGCGGGCGGCGCGGCCCCGGTGCCGCAGCTGCTGCGGGCCGCGCTCCAGTCACTGAACCGAGCCCGCTGA
- a CDS encoding elongation factor G-like protein EF-G2 translates to MGDKANTAAGAAGRALTADRPTAVRNVVLVGHSGSGKTTLVEALAQTAGALNRAGRVEDGGTVSDYDEIEHRQHRSVQLSLVPVGWDGYKINLLDTPGYADFVGELRAGLRAADAALFVVSAAQEADAIAASTRMIWEECAAVGMPRAIVVTHLDTARTDFGELTAVCASLFGGDDPDAVLPLYLPVRGAEGADGHAPATGLVGLLSERIFDYSTGVRQENPPDEGQRELIAEARARLIEGIIAESEDETLMDRYLGGESVDVKTLVDDLEKAVARGTFHPVLAAAPAADGGTQGLGTLELLELITGGFPSPLEHEPPAVTTPDGQPRPPITCDPEGPLVAEVVKTAADPYVGRVSLVRVFSGTLRPDETVHVSGHGLADRGHEDHDVDERIGGLTSPFGKQQRPMAHCIAGDLACVARLGRAETGDTISAKDDPLLIEPWSMPEPLLPLAVEAHSKADEDRLSQGLGRLVAEDPTLRLEQNQDTRQVVLWCLGEAHQDVVLERLRGRYGVQVDAVPYKVSLRETFGGAAAGRGRHVKQSGGHGQFAICEIEVEPLPPGSGIEFVDKVVGGAVPRQFIPSVEKGVRAQAARGVAAGYPLVDIRVTLKDGKAHSVDSSDAAFQTAGALALREAAAEVAVHLLEPVAEVQVLVPDEYVGPVMSDLSGRRGRVVGTDQAGPGRTVVRAEVPEIEIGRYAIDLRSVSHGTGRFDRTYARHEPMPSHLADKVREQA, encoded by the coding sequence ATGGGTGACAAGGCGAACACGGCCGCCGGAGCCGCCGGCAGGGCTTTGACGGCCGACCGGCCCACGGCCGTACGGAACGTGGTGCTGGTCGGCCACAGCGGATCGGGCAAGACGACGCTGGTGGAGGCGCTCGCGCAGACCGCCGGAGCGCTGAACCGGGCGGGCCGGGTCGAGGACGGCGGCACCGTCTCCGACTACGACGAGATCGAGCACCGCCAGCACCGCTCCGTCCAGCTCTCCCTCGTCCCGGTCGGCTGGGACGGATACAAGATCAATCTCCTCGACACCCCCGGGTACGCCGACTTCGTCGGGGAGCTGAGGGCCGGTCTGCGTGCGGCGGACGCGGCCCTCTTCGTCGTCTCCGCCGCCCAGGAGGCCGACGCGATCGCCGCCTCCACCCGGATGATCTGGGAGGAGTGCGCGGCCGTCGGCATGCCCCGTGCCATCGTCGTCACCCACCTCGACACCGCCCGCACCGACTTCGGCGAGCTCACCGCCGTCTGCGCCTCGCTGTTCGGCGGCGACGACCCGGACGCCGTCCTCCCCCTCTACCTCCCGGTGCGCGGCGCCGAGGGCGCCGACGGGCACGCGCCGGCCACCGGCCTGGTCGGCCTGCTCTCCGAGCGGATCTTCGACTACTCGACAGGGGTACGGCAGGAGAACCCGCCCGACGAGGGGCAACGGGAGCTGATCGCCGAGGCCCGGGCCCGGCTCATCGAGGGGATCATCGCCGAGAGCGAGGACGAGACCCTCATGGACCGCTACCTCGGCGGCGAGTCCGTCGACGTGAAGACCCTCGTCGACGACCTGGAGAAGGCCGTCGCGCGCGGCACCTTCCACCCGGTGCTCGCGGCCGCCCCCGCCGCCGACGGCGGCACCCAGGGCCTCGGCACCCTCGAACTCCTGGAGCTGATCACCGGCGGCTTCCCGTCCCCCCTCGAACACGAGCCGCCCGCCGTCACCACCCCCGACGGGCAGCCCCGGCCCCCGATCACCTGCGACCCCGAGGGTCCCCTGGTCGCCGAGGTCGTCAAGACCGCCGCCGACCCCTACGTGGGCCGGGTGTCGCTGGTCCGGGTCTTCTCGGGCACCCTGCGCCCCGACGAGACCGTGCACGTCTCGGGGCACGGACTGGCCGACCGGGGGCACGAGGACCACGACGTCGACGAGCGGATCGGCGGGCTCACCTCCCCGTTCGGCAAGCAGCAGCGGCCCATGGCCCACTGCATCGCCGGCGACCTCGCCTGTGTCGCCCGGCTCGGCCGGGCCGAGACCGGTGACACGATCTCCGCGAAGGACGATCCGCTCCTGATCGAGCCCTGGAGCATGCCGGAGCCGCTGCTCCCGCTCGCCGTCGAGGCCCACAGCAAGGCCGACGAGGACCGACTCTCGCAGGGCCTCGGGCGGCTGGTCGCCGAGGACCCGACCCTGCGCCTCGAACAGAACCAGGACACCCGGCAGGTGGTGCTGTGGTGCCTGGGCGAGGCCCACCAGGACGTCGTCCTCGAACGCCTCCGGGGGCGGTACGGGGTCCAGGTCGACGCCGTGCCGTACAAGGTGTCGCTGCGCGAGACCTTCGGCGGAGCGGCGGCGGGCCGCGGCCGGCACGTCAAGCAGTCCGGCGGCCACGGCCAGTTCGCGATCTGCGAGATCGAGGTGGAGCCGCTCCCGCCGGGCAGCGGCATCGAGTTCGTCGACAAGGTGGTCGGCGGGGCGGTCCCCCGCCAGTTCATCCCGTCCGTCGAGAAGGGGGTACGGGCCCAGGCCGCCCGGGGCGTCGCCGCGGGCTATCCGCTCGTCGACATCCGGGTCACCCTGAAGGACGGCAAGGCCCACTCGGTGGACTCCTCGGACGCCGCCTTCCAGACGGCCGGGGCGCTCGCGCTGCGCGAGGCGGCCGCGGAGGTCGCCGTGCACCTCCTGGAGCCGGTCGCCGAGGTCCAGGTCCTGGTGCCGGACGAGTACGTCGGGCCGGTGATGAGCGATCTGTCGGGGCGGCGGGGGCGGGTCGTCGGCACCGACCAGGCCGGTCCGGGGCGGACCGTGGTGCGCGCCGAGGTGCCGGAGATCGAGATCGGGCGGTACGCGATCGACCTGCGGTCCGTCTCACACGGCACCGGCCGGTTCGACCGTACGTACGCCCGGCACGAGCCGATGCCCTCGCACCTCGCCGACAAGGTCCGCGAACAGGCGTGA
- the pdxS gene encoding pyridoxal 5'-phosphate synthase lyase subunit PdxS, which translates to MSTTPSTTFQSPETGTARVKRGMAEQLKGGVIMDVVNAEQAKIAEDAGAVAVMALERVPADIRKDGGVARMSDPNMIEEIIGAVSIPVMAKSRIGHFVEAQVLQSLGVDYIDESEVLTPADEVNHSDKWAFTTPFVCGATNLGEALRRIAEGAAMIRSKGEAGTGNVVEAVRHLRQIKNEIAKLRGFDNNELFAAAKELRAPYELVKEVAELGKLPVVLFSAGGVATPADAALMRQLGAEGVFVGSGIFKSGDPAKRAAAIVKATTFYDDPKIIADASRNLGEAMVGINCDTLPEAERYANRGW; encoded by the coding sequence GTGTCCACCACGCCTTCCACCACCTTCCAGTCCCCCGAGACCGGCACCGCGCGCGTGAAGCGCGGCATGGCCGAGCAGCTCAAGGGCGGCGTGATCATGGACGTGGTCAACGCCGAGCAGGCGAAGATCGCCGAGGACGCCGGCGCCGTGGCCGTCATGGCCCTGGAGCGGGTCCCGGCGGACATCCGCAAGGACGGCGGCGTGGCCCGCATGTCCGACCCGAACATGATCGAAGAGATCATCGGCGCGGTCTCCATCCCGGTCATGGCCAAGTCCCGCATCGGCCACTTCGTCGAGGCCCAGGTCCTGCAGTCCCTCGGCGTCGACTACATCGACGAGTCCGAGGTCCTCACCCCGGCCGACGAGGTCAACCACTCCGACAAGTGGGCCTTCACGACCCCCTTCGTCTGTGGCGCCACCAACCTGGGCGAGGCCCTGCGCCGCATCGCCGAGGGCGCGGCCATGATCCGCTCCAAGGGCGAGGCCGGCACCGGCAACGTCGTCGAGGCCGTGCGTCACCTGCGCCAGATCAAGAACGAGATCGCCAAGCTGCGCGGCTTCGACAACAACGAGCTGTTCGCCGCCGCCAAGGAGCTGCGCGCCCCCTACGAGCTCGTCAAGGAGGTCGCCGAGCTCGGCAAGCTGCCGGTCGTGCTGTTCTCCGCCGGTGGTGTCGCCACCCCCGCCGACGCCGCGCTGATGCGCCAGCTCGGCGCCGAGGGCGTCTTCGTCGGCTCCGGCATCTTCAAGTCGGGCGACCCGGCCAAGCGCGCCGCCGCCATCGTGAAGGCCACCACCTTCTACGACGACCCGAAGATCATCGCGGACGCCTCCCGCAACCTGGGCGAGGCCATGGTCGGCATCAACTGCGACACCCTGCCCGAGGCCGAGCGCTACGCGAACCGGGGCTGGTAA
- the ruvC gene encoding crossover junction endodeoxyribonuclease RuvC produces the protein MRVLGVDPGLTRCGVGVVEGVAGRPLSMLGVGVVRTAADDDIGLRLVGIERGIEEWLDRFSPELVAVERVFAQHNVRTVMGTAQASAVAMLCASRRGIPVALHTPSEVKAAVTGSGRADKAQVGAMVTRLLRLSAPPKPADAADALALAICHIWRAPAQNRLQQAVAENRLQQAVARQAAAVKGRTR, from the coding sequence GTGCGTGTTCTCGGGGTGGACCCCGGCCTGACGCGGTGCGGCGTCGGCGTCGTCGAGGGCGTCGCCGGACGGCCCCTCAGCATGCTCGGCGTGGGCGTGGTGCGCACCGCCGCGGACGACGACATCGGCCTGCGCCTGGTCGGCATCGAGCGCGGCATCGAGGAGTGGCTCGACCGCTTCTCGCCCGAACTCGTCGCCGTGGAGCGGGTGTTCGCCCAGCACAACGTCCGTACGGTGATGGGCACCGCGCAGGCCAGCGCCGTCGCCATGCTCTGCGCCTCGCGCCGCGGCATCCCGGTCGCCCTGCACACCCCCAGCGAGGTCAAGGCCGCCGTCACCGGCAGCGGACGCGCCGACAAGGCGCAGGTCGGCGCCATGGTGACCCGGCTGCTCCGGCTCTCCGCCCCGCCCAAGCCGGCCGACGCCGCCGACGCCCTCGCCCTCGCCATCTGCCACATCTGGCGGGCCCCCGCCCAGAACCGTCTCCAACAGGCCGTCGCCGAGAACCGCCTCCAGCAGGCGGTCGCCCGGCAGGCGGCCGCAGTGAAAGGCCGAACCCGATGA
- a CDS encoding phosphatidylinositol mannoside acyltransferase translates to MKDRLSDGLYGAGWATVKKLPEPVATGLGRRIADLAWKRRGKSVLRLESNLARVVPDATPERLAELSKAGMRSYMRYWMESFRLPTWSKERVERGIDIKDVHHLKEGLASGRGVVLALPHLANWDLAGVWVTRCLGVPFTTVAERLKPETLYDRFVAYRESLGMEVLPHTGGSAFGTLARRLRAGGLVCLVADRDLSASGTEVTFFGDTARMPTGPAILAQQTGALLLPVTLWYDDTPVMKGRIHAPVDVPESGTRAEKTSVMTQALADAFAQGIADHPEDWHMLQRLWLADLEERPEPGGTAGTGTGGAEGAGAVDVERGGERGA, encoded by the coding sequence CTGAAGGACAGGCTGAGCGATGGTCTGTACGGCGCCGGGTGGGCGACCGTCAAGAAGCTGCCCGAGCCGGTGGCCACCGGCCTCGGCCGGCGGATCGCCGACCTCGCGTGGAAGCGGCGCGGCAAGAGCGTGCTCCGCCTCGAGTCGAACCTCGCGCGCGTGGTGCCGGACGCCACCCCCGAGCGGCTCGCCGAGCTGTCGAAGGCCGGCATGCGCTCGTACATGCGCTACTGGATGGAGTCCTTCCGGCTGCCGACCTGGAGCAAGGAGCGGGTCGAGCGCGGGATAGACATCAAGGACGTCCACCACCTGAAGGAGGGCCTCGCCTCCGGGCGCGGCGTCGTCCTCGCCCTGCCGCACCTGGCGAACTGGGACCTCGCGGGGGTGTGGGTCACCCGTTGCCTCGGCGTGCCGTTCACGACCGTCGCGGAGCGGCTCAAGCCCGAGACGCTGTACGACCGCTTCGTCGCCTACCGCGAGTCCCTCGGCATGGAGGTCCTGCCGCACACCGGCGGCTCCGCCTTCGGCACGCTGGCGCGGCGGCTGCGGGCCGGCGGCCTGGTCTGCCTCGTCGCCGACCGGGACCTGTCGGCCTCCGGCACCGAGGTGACCTTCTTCGGGGACACGGCCCGGATGCCGACCGGACCCGCGATACTCGCCCAGCAGACGGGCGCGCTGCTCCTCCCGGTGACGCTCTGGTACGACGACACTCCGGTCATGAAGGGGCGGATCCACGCCCCCGTCGACGTACCCGAGTCAGGTACGCGGGCCGAGAAGACGTCCGTGATGACACAGGCGCTGGCCGACGCGTTCGCCCAGGGCATCGCGGACCACCCGGAGGACTGGCACATGCTGCAACGACTGTGGCTCGCGGACCTGGAGGAACGCCCGGAGCCGGGCGGGACTGCCGGGACCGGGACCGGGGGTGCCGAGGGCGCCGGGGCCGTGGATGTCGAGCGGGGCGGGGAGCGCGGCGCGTGA
- a CDS encoding glycosyltransferase family 4 protein, giving the protein MKIGIVCPYSWDVPGGVQFHIRDLAEHLIRLGHEVSVLAPADDETPLPPYVVSAGRAVPVPYNGSVARLNFGFLSAARVRRWLHDGTFDVVHIHEPTSPSLGLLTCWAAQGPIVATFHTSNPRSRAMIAAYPILQPALEKISARIAVSEYARRTLVEHLGGDAVVIPNGVDVDFFARAEPKKEWQGETLGFIGRIDEPRKGLPVLMRALPRILTERPGARLLVAGRGDEEEAVASLPREMRARVEFLGMVSDEDKARLLRSVDVYVAPNTGGESFGIILVEALSAGAPVLASDLDAFTQVLDQGAAGELFTNEDADALADAAIRLLGDESRRAELSARGSAHVRRFDWSTVGADILAVYETVTDGAAAVDTDERVGLRARLGL; this is encoded by the coding sequence GTGAAGATCGGGATCGTCTGCCCGTACTCCTGGGACGTGCCGGGCGGCGTCCAGTTCCACATCCGCGACCTCGCCGAGCACCTCATCCGGCTCGGCCACGAGGTCTCCGTCCTGGCCCCCGCCGACGACGAGACCCCGCTGCCGCCGTACGTCGTCTCCGCCGGCCGGGCCGTCCCCGTGCCGTACAACGGCTCGGTGGCGCGGCTCAACTTCGGCTTCCTCTCGGCCGCGCGGGTACGCCGCTGGCTGCACGACGGCACCTTCGACGTGGTCCACATCCACGAGCCGACCTCGCCCTCGCTCGGGCTGCTCACCTGCTGGGCCGCCCAGGGGCCGATCGTGGCCACCTTCCACACCTCGAACCCGCGCTCCCGGGCCATGATCGCCGCGTACCCGATCCTCCAGCCGGCCCTGGAGAAGATCAGCGCCCGGATCGCGGTCAGCGAGTACGCCCGGCGCACGCTCGTCGAACACCTCGGCGGCGACGCCGTCGTCATCCCCAACGGCGTCGACGTGGACTTCTTCGCCCGCGCCGAACCCAAGAAGGAGTGGCAGGGCGAGACCCTCGGCTTCATCGGCCGGATCGACGAACCGAGGAAGGGCCTGCCCGTCCTCATGCGGGCGCTGCCCAGGATCCTCACCGAGCGGCCCGGGGCGCGGCTCCTCGTCGCCGGGCGGGGCGACGAGGAGGAGGCGGTGGCGTCGCTGCCGCGCGAGATGCGCGCCCGGGTGGAGTTCCTCGGCATGGTCAGCGACGAGGACAAGGCCCGGCTGCTGCGCAGCGTCGACGTGTACGTGGCGCCCAACACGGGGGGCGAGAGCTTCGGCATCATCCTCGTCGAGGCGCTGTCGGCGGGCGCTCCGGTGCTCGCCTCCGACCTGGACGCGTTCACGCAGGTCCTCGACCAGGGGGCGGCGGGCGAGCTCTTCACCAACGAGGACGCGGACGCGCTCGCGGACGCGGCGATCCGGCTCCTGGGCGACGAGTCGCGCCGCGCGGAACTGAGCGCGCGTGGTTCGGCGCACGTGCGGCGCTTCGACTGGTCGACGGTGGGGGCGGACATCCTCGCGGTGTACGAGACGGTGACGGACGGCGCGGCGGCGGTCGACACCGACGAGCGCGTCGGCCTCCGCGCCCGCCTGGGTCTGTGA
- a CDS encoding HIT family protein: MLHSMTTEPEQQIGVGTRDAFQRLWTPHRMAYIQGENKPTGPGADDGCPFCSIPSKSDEDGLVIARGASVYAVLNLYPYNGGHLMVVPYRHVADYTDLDPAETTELADFTKRAMVALRAASGAHGFNIGMNQGAVAGAGIAAHLHQHVVPRWGGDTNFMPVVGHTKVLPQLLADTRKMLADAWPATI, encoded by the coding sequence ATGCTGCACAGCATGACGACTGAGCCGGAACAGCAGATCGGAGTGGGGACGCGGGACGCGTTCCAGCGCCTGTGGACGCCTCACCGGATGGCGTACATCCAGGGCGAGAACAAGCCGACCGGGCCGGGCGCCGACGACGGGTGTCCGTTCTGCTCGATTCCGTCGAAGTCGGACGAGGACGGTCTGGTGATCGCGCGGGGCGCGAGCGTGTACGCGGTCCTCAACCTGTACCCGTACAACGGCGGGCACCTCATGGTCGTCCCCTACCGTCACGTCGCCGACTACACGGACCTGGACCCGGCGGAGACGACCGAACTGGCCGACTTCACCAAGCGCGCGATGGTCGCGCTGCGCGCGGCCTCCGGAGCCCACGGCTTCAACATCGGCATGAACCAGGGCGCCGTCGCGGGCGCCGGGATCGCCGCGCACCTGCACCAGCACGTGGTGCCCCGCTGGGGCGGGGACACCAACTTCATGCCGGTCGTCGGGCACACCAAGGTGCTCCCGCAGCTCCTCGCGGACACCCGGAAGATGCTGGCCGACGCCTGGCCGGCCACCATCTGA
- the pgsA gene encoding phosphatidylinositol phosphate synthase gives MLNKYARAFFTRVLTPFAAFLLRRGVSPDAVTLIGTAGVMAGALVFFPRGEFFWGTIVITLFVFSDLVDGNMARQAGISSRWGAFLDSTLDRVADGAIFGGFALWYAGKGDDNVLCAVAIFCLASGQVVSYTKARGESIGLPVAVNGLIERAERLVISLVAAGLAGLHKFGVPGIEVLLPIALWIVAVGSAVTLGQRVVTVRRESAEADAAAAPGNGAAT, from the coding sequence ATGCTGAACAAGTACGCGCGTGCATTTTTTACGCGTGTCCTCACACCGTTCGCCGCGTTTCTGCTCCGCAGGGGCGTCAGCCCCGACGCGGTCACGCTCATCGGCACGGCGGGAGTGATGGCCGGTGCGCTGGTCTTCTTCCCCCGCGGGGAATTCTTCTGGGGCACCATCGTCATCACCCTCTTCGTCTTCTCCGACCTCGTCGACGGCAACATGGCCCGGCAGGCGGGGATCTCCAGCCGCTGGGGCGCCTTCCTCGACTCGACGCTCGACCGGGTCGCCGACGGCGCGATCTTCGGCGGCTTCGCGCTCTGGTACGCGGGCAAGGGCGACGACAACGTGCTCTGCGCCGTGGCGATCTTCTGCCTGGCGAGCGGTCAGGTCGTGTCGTACACCAAGGCCCGAGGCGAATCGATTGGCCTCCCCGTCGCCGTCAACGGCCTGATCGAACGCGCCGAGCGCCTGGTGATCTCGCTGGTCGCCGCCGGTCTCGCCGGACTGCACAAGTTCGGCGTGCCCGGCATCGAGGTCCTGCTCCCGATCGCCCTGTGGATCGTGGCCGTCGGCAGCGCCGTGACCCTGGGCCAGCGGGTCGTCACCGTCCGCCGGGAATCGGCCGAGGCCGACGCCGCCGCGGCCCCCGGGAACGGGGCGGCCACGTGA
- a CDS encoding potassium channel family protein gives MAYAMNGGAPEPSRQERWDRRMEIPLAVASVVYLAGYALRVLGHRNLPSVWLDLCLGAVFAAWAFFVVDYAVRLRLSGLGPLRFLRTHLLDTVVVILPLLRPVRMVSIYDRIQRRHDRPRLGLYARVMVYSGLTIALLGFAGALTVYRYERDAPGATILTFGDSVWWACATLATVGYGDVTPVTPVGRVTAVGLMACGLALLGAVTGSFSSWLIQAFRREDEGRPPGGSPGAS, from the coding sequence ATGGCGTACGCGATGAACGGCGGTGCACCGGAACCGTCCCGGCAGGAGCGATGGGACCGCCGCATGGAGATCCCGCTCGCGGTGGCGTCCGTCGTCTACCTGGCGGGGTACGCGCTGCGCGTCCTCGGCCACCGCAACCTCCCGTCGGTCTGGCTCGACCTCTGTCTCGGGGCCGTCTTCGCCGCCTGGGCGTTCTTCGTCGTGGACTACGCGGTACGGCTCCGGCTCAGCGGCCTCGGCCCGCTCCGCTTCCTGCGCACCCATCTCCTCGACACGGTGGTCGTGATCCTGCCGCTGCTGCGGCCGGTGCGGATGGTCAGCATCTACGACCGGATCCAGCGCCGCCACGACCGGCCGCGGCTGGGGCTCTACGCGCGCGTGATGGTCTACTCCGGCCTCACGATCGCGCTGCTCGGCTTCGCGGGCGCGCTCACCGTCTACCGGTACGAGAGGGACGCGCCGGGCGCCACGATCCTCACCTTCGGGGACTCGGTGTGGTGGGCCTGCGCCACGCTGGCGACGGTGGGGTACGGGGACGTGACTCCGGTGACGCCGGTGGGCCGGGTGACGGCGGTGGGCCTGATGGCCTGCGGTCTGGCGCTGCTGGGCGCGGTGACGGGTTCGTTCTCCTCCTGGCTGATCCAGGCGTTCCGGCGGGAGGACGAGGGGAGGCCCCCGGGGGGTTCCCCGGGGGCCTCCTGA
- a CDS encoding membrane protein, whose product MTVTLIWTVVALILIGVYLSWTAGRLDRLHSRIDAARAALDAQLLRRASVTQELATSGVLDPAASIVLYEAAHAARQAEEDHREVAESELSQALRAVFGEPEQVELVREAPGGEEAAEELAQAVRRVPMARRFHNDAVRAARALRRHRKVRWFRLAGHAPFPLAFEMDDEPPVALADRPA is encoded by the coding sequence GTGACCGTAACCCTGATCTGGACCGTCGTCGCGCTGATCCTCATCGGCGTCTATCTCAGCTGGACCGCCGGCCGCCTCGACCGTCTCCACTCCCGCATCGACGCCGCCCGCGCCGCCCTCGACGCGCAGCTGCTGCGCCGTGCCTCGGTCACCCAGGAGCTGGCCACGTCCGGCGTGCTCGATCCGGCCGCCTCGATCGTGCTGTACGAGGCCGCGCACGCCGCCCGGCAGGCGGAGGAGGACCACCGGGAGGTCGCCGAGAGCGAACTCAGCCAGGCCCTGCGGGCCGTGTTCGGCGAGCCGGAGCAGGTGGAGCTCGTACGGGAGGCCCCCGGCGGCGAGGAGGCCGCGGAGGAGCTCGCGCAGGCCGTCCGGCGGGTGCCGATGGCGCGCCGGTTCCACAACGACGCCGTGCGGGCCGCCCGCGCCCTGCGCCGCCACCGGAAGGTCCGCTGGTTCCGGCTCGCGGGCCACGCTCCGTTTCCACTGGCCTTCGAAATGGACGACGAGCCGCCGGTGGCCCTTGCTGATCGTCCGGCCTGA
- a CDS encoding YebC/PmpR family DNA-binding transcriptional regulator — protein MSGHSKWATTKHKKAVIDAKRGKLFAKLIKNIEVAARTGGADLDGNPTLFDAVQKAKKQSVPNKNIDSALKRGAGLEAGGADYETIMYEGYGPNGVAVLIECLTDNRNRAASDVRVAMTRNGGSMADPGSVSYLFNRKGVILLPKAELSEDDVLGAVLDAGAEEVNDNGDTWEIISEATDLVAVRTALQEAGIDYDSAESSFVPTMQVELDEEGARKIFKLIDALEDSDDVQNVFANFDVSDEVMEKVDA, from the coding sequence ATGTCCGGCCACTCTAAATGGGCTACGACGAAGCACAAGAAGGCCGTGATCGACGCCAAGCGCGGCAAGCTCTTCGCGAAGCTGATCAAGAACATCGAGGTCGCGGCCCGTACGGGCGGCGCCGACCTGGACGGCAACCCGACGCTGTTCGACGCCGTCCAGAAGGCGAAGAAGCAGTCGGTCCCGAACAAGAACATCGACTCCGCGCTCAAGCGCGGAGCGGGTCTCGAGGCCGGCGGCGCCGACTACGAGACGATCATGTACGAGGGCTACGGCCCGAACGGCGTCGCGGTGCTCATCGAGTGCCTCACCGACAACCGCAACCGTGCCGCGTCCGACGTGCGCGTCGCCATGACCCGCAACGGCGGCTCGATGGCCGACCCGGGCTCGGTCTCGTACCTGTTCAACCGCAAGGGCGTCATCCTCCTGCCCAAGGCCGAGCTGTCCGAGGACGACGTGCTCGGCGCGGTGCTCGACGCCGGTGCCGAAGAGGTCAACGACAACGGCGACACCTGGGAGATCATCAGCGAGGCCACCGACCTGGTCGCGGTCCGCACCGCGCTCCAGGAGGCCGGCATCGACTACGACTCCGCCGAGTCCAGCTTCGTCCCGACCATGCAGGTCGAGCTCGACGAGGAGGGCGCGCGCAAGATCTTCAAGCTGATCGACGCGCTGGAGGACAGCGACGACGTGCAGAACGTCTTCGCCAACTTCGACGTCAGCGACGAGGTCATGGAGAAGGTCGACGCCTGA